The stretch of DNA ttgtctaTCTCAAGATATTGGTATATCTGAAGATAAAtgttatttattaaaaactaaataatcATCTTTTCATGTTAAAAGATAAAAGgcaacaaaattatttataaaatacataaatttatttaggATTATGTTATATGTACAtcaaaattagtcactaaaatcagctaccagtataaaatacatgctgAAATACAAATACACTATgaatataaattaaactacacatgatttatacataaatatattggtgactgattttagtggctgattttgatgtacaaatagcatttctcatttattttttagaaaatgaattatgtttggaaaaagtatactttttcttttaagaaatcAATTAACACCACAATCTTcccttctttttaatttccttcacCCTTTTTCCTTGCTAACCCTTCTACCATCAACATCATAATTCATAACCACCAATAATACCAATCTTAAAATATCAACACCAACGCAAAACCCCCAAAGCAGATCTGCGTTCATCACTTCTATAATCTCTAACCGACACTTCTTTTGTGTCTCTCCATCAACATCTTCCCATCATCCCCCACAGTGAAGCTTTTTGCCAGGCTCTCACGTCCCACCCCAACAACTCTTCCTCAAACTCAGGACCATGCTATCGTGGGGTGAAGGTGCTGTATGTTGGCAGTGGTGGCGGTAGAGTGGTGATAGTAGTTAGTGGCgttgtttattattgttgttattggtggaataaaaaataatgttttactttttttttcttaaaatttctgttggtttttttttcaaaaaatttattatcgaattattagaatttaattttaatgtattgtcaatgtaaaaaaattttatgtttattaaataatataatatcaaatatgtgtaaaaataactaatttttatattaaccaTGTAAATATTCATATAAAGAAATAGACGTGATTAATCGGtacatcaaaataaattataccTTGAATTTATAAAAGTTTTTTAAACATTTTCTAATAACACACTGAAATGtttattaaaattctaaattcgtTGAATTTGTTGAATCTTTGTTCAGGCAATCCATGGACATGTTAACGAGTGTAACACCACCTGGAATTAGTTTCATAAGGCGAATTGGCTCAAAAGGAAGTAGTAATAATCAGTATTTGACTACAGCATTCAAGAGATCTCAAGAATGGAAGCAAGAGGATTCTTCTTTGGCTAAACCTCTTGTCTCGGATCAACTAAAAGAAGTGGAGAATGGTGTTTCAGAAGAACAACCTGCGAGACAGCAGTCAAGTGTATTTCAACATTCCAAGTTTTCTCTTGATGATTTGCCACCACCACAACACCAATGCTCATTTGCACAGTCAGTTATTAATGGTTATGATCATTCATTCTTCTACAATTTTTTCATCTTCAAAAGCATGCATTATTTGGTGTTTCTTCCATGTTCACTACCAACTTATCTCATATTTTTAATCTATCTAagtcatattttaaatttgcaaAACACTTGGTTGGCTgttgtgaataaaaaaaataaaggaaatctATTTTTAGTTATCTAATATTAGTCaacatttttttagaatttataatttagtatttaaaattatttttttgttttttaagtcTTGAAGATTTTGTGATTCAAGAAATAAAAGCAGgtgaaaaaataaacaaaaatataatttattattttttacatgatctaaaatataaaaactagtttttttattatttgtgagAATGAGTAACAAATAGATAATCATTTATTTCCTTTCAATTACTCAAAGCATACAAATGTGATTGTATGTATTATGCACAACTgcctttcttaatttttttttctttttatttttctataaaggAACGAATATATTATGTGGGATAGGACTTCTTACGATTCCATATGCTATAAAAGAAGGAGGATGGTTGAGCCTTACAATCcttatattattttctatcatTTGTTGTTATACTGGAATTTTACTGAAAAGATGTTTGGAAAGCAACCCTGGACTCAAAACATATCCAGATATCGGCCAAGCCGCCTTTGGAGTAGTTGGTCGCTTAGGGATTGCGGTGAGTAAATTTcgaaatataaaaatgttatgTACTCATAAAAAATTCGTTACtgtatatttgtgtataaatatatatgttatttaatttatttttaatatatattttatacaaatcaCTGGTTTTATACTTACAACATAGTTGTACATATTGTGTATAACAAGTTCTTCACTTTTTAGAGTATGATGCTCTTGAGctcatttttaattgataatttataaTTCGTGTAGATaagtaaaacaaaatatattgagAAATTGAGAAACTGACAGCTCTATTTTATCAAATGCAGATATTCTTGTACATGGAATTGTACGTAAGTAACAAGAATTTCttctattttagtatttttatttttatttttattttttgcattgatACACACATGTATTGAAAGGTGAATAGTTCTTGCGTGTAGGCAGCTGCTGTTGAGTTTATAACACTAATGAGTGATAACCTCTCATCACTGTTTCCTAATGTCCACATCAAAGTTGGTGGGATAGATTTGGAGACTCATGTGTTTTTTGCAATCACTGCAGCTCTTATGGTTCTTCCTACTGTTTGGCTTCGAAATCTAAGCCTTCTTTCTTATATCTCaggttcttatttttcttgttgtaTCCATGTTAAATATGCtcactttatttttaatagatatCATGCCAACTCATTTGATAGCTATTCATAGAGTGTGAATTCAATTAGAATCTTGGTGTATGACCATTAAATCAATGGTTGAATTCACATGtaattgataattgagaatCATTAAATGATTTAGcatgtttaattaaattattatttaataattttttaagtgaaAGATAATCACATGTGAATTTGCACCTTAATACTGTATCATTTGCAAAAGGGAGAGTTTCTTAACCCACAAAATGATCTTTcgaatatattataatttaactaCCATCTAGCACTTAGTTGACTAACAAAATAGTCAACACTTTTGGCAAATCTGTCAACTTGAATCGGTGTTTGAGATATTTTCAGA from Arachis duranensis cultivar V14167 chromosome 4, aradu.V14167.gnm2.J7QH, whole genome shotgun sequence encodes:
- the LOC107484779 gene encoding amino acid transporter AVT1D isoform X6, producing MLSWGEGAVCWQWWRQSMDMLTSVTPPGISFIRRIGSKGSSNNQYLTTAFKRSQEWKQEDSSLAKPLVSDQLKEVENGVSEEQPARQQSSVFQHSKFSLDDLPPPQHQCSFAQSVINGTNILCGIGLLTIPYAIKEGGWLSLTILILFSIICCYTGILLKRCLESNPGLKTYPDIGQAAFGVVGRLGIAIFLYMELYAAAVEFITLMSDNLSSLFPNVHIKVGGIDLETHVFFAITAALMVLPTVWLRNLSLLSYISAGGIFATIMVTLCLFWVGLVDHVGLKPGRKLLDLENISVSVGLYGFGFAGHAVFPNVYSSMQDPSRFPSVLYLSFAFCLFMYMSVGAVGYLTFGESVESQFTLNMPKELYASKIATWTTVITPLAKYALTILPIALSIEELIPNNKLRCHATAIAIRTFLVISSLVVALSVPYFGQYYLHATIFSFLS
- the LOC107484779 gene encoding amino acid transporter AVT1D isoform X7, which produces MLAVVAVEWQSMDMLTSVTPPGISFIRRIGSKGSSNNQYLTTAFKRSQEWKQEDSSLAKPLVSDQLKEVENGVSEEQPARQQSSVFQHSKFSLDDLPPPQHQCSFAQSVINGTNILCGIGLLTIPYAIKEGGWLSLTILILFSIICCYTGILLKRCLESNPGLKTYPDIGQAAFGVVGRLGIAIFLYMELYAAAVEFITLMSDNLSSLFPNVHIKVGGIDLETHVFFAITAALMVLPTVWLRNLSLLSYISAGGIFATIMVTLCLFWVGLVDHVGLKPGRKLLDLENISVSVGLYGFGFAGHAVFPNVYSSMQDPSRFPSVLYLSFAFCLFMYMSVGAVGYLTFGESVESQFTLNMPKELYASKIATWTTVITPLAKYALTILPIALSIEELIPNNKLRCHATAIAIRTFLVISSLVVALSVPYFGQYYLHATIFSFLS
- the LOC107484779 gene encoding amino acid transporter AVT1D isoform X8 — its product is MDMLTSVTPPGISFIRRIGSKGSSNNQYLTTAFKRSQEWKQEDSSLAKPLVSDQLKEVENGVSEEQPARQQSSVFQHSKFSLDDLPPPQHQCSFAQSVINGTNILCGIGLLTIPYAIKEGGWLSLTILILFSIICCYTGILLKRCLESNPGLKTYPDIGQAAFGVVGRLGIAIFLYMELYAAAVEFITLMSDNLSSLFPNVHIKVGGIDLETHVFFAITAALMVLPTVWLRNLSLLSYISAGGIFATIMVTLCLFWVGLVDHVGLKPGRKLLDLENISVSVGLYGFGFAGHAVFPNVYSSMQDPSRFPSVLYLSFAFCLFMYMSVGAVGYLTFGESVESQFTLNMPKELYASKIATWTTVITPLAKYALTILPIALSIEELIPNNKLRCHATAIAIRTFLVISSLVVALSVPYFGQYYLHATIFSFLS